One Bacillus sp. 1780r2a1 DNA segment encodes these proteins:
- a CDS encoding diguanylate cyclase, with amino-acid sequence MEKYQVALLMNIRKQLQEWFEKSQPVQYQDVKRFLHSLAGTSQTIGLEYLGKVSAELLDGISENPQSTWDTKELQILLIDIIKICYKDEIVEVEQIMANDKPAQTSASILLIDDDLSILIYLKEQFEQQGWHVFVASNREKAITAFYELKPDCLILDVYMQEEDGFELLSYFNEQARQRFIPTIMISADNSRETRIKAFQMGADDFLAKPLDMEECLVKIERHLERRKLFTEYLLVDELTGAYNRKYLTEVYKQQQTNYIRNKEAYCIAMIDLDHFKKVNDTYGHLMGDEVLQRFVKHVKSNIRTTDQLFRYGGEEFVLHLPRTNAEEAQTTLNRILSSFGKESFHINNQTFFVTFSAGVAEVSSESTLENILNQADRALYTAKEKGRNQVVVSCYHQQMKLKKFNLAIIDDDPIIRTMLTELLGRIDLGNRYEVQIHTYKDGLEFMNSTIINEDTHCFVILDGMMPKMDGLEVLQRLRKEKRHDQFTVVMLTSRNSENDIQRALQLGADDYMTKPFKLMELEARMQLLMKRVK; translated from the coding sequence ATGGAAAAATATCAGGTAGCTTTGCTAATGAATATACGCAAGCAGTTGCAGGAATGGTTTGAAAAAAGTCAACCCGTACAGTACCAAGATGTAAAACGTTTCTTGCATTCGTTGGCTGGTACGTCTCAAACAATTGGCCTTGAATATTTAGGAAAAGTATCAGCAGAGCTTTTGGATGGGATATCTGAAAATCCACAGTCAACTTGGGATACAAAAGAACTACAGATCCTGCTAATTGATATTATAAAAATTTGTTATAAAGATGAGATTGTAGAAGTTGAGCAAATTATGGCCAACGATAAGCCAGCTCAAACATCAGCTAGTATTTTATTAATTGATGATGATTTATCCATTTTAATTTACTTGAAAGAGCAATTTGAACAGCAAGGCTGGCACGTCTTTGTAGCGTCAAATAGAGAAAAAGCGATTACTGCTTTTTATGAATTAAAACCCGATTGCCTTATTTTAGATGTATACATGCAGGAAGAAGATGGATTTGAACTACTTTCTTATTTTAACGAGCAGGCGAGGCAACGTTTCATTCCGACAATTATGATTAGTGCAGATAACAGTAGAGAAACAAGGATTAAAGCATTTCAAATGGGAGCAGATGATTTCTTAGCGAAGCCTCTTGATATGGAAGAGTGTCTAGTAAAGATTGAGCGTCACTTAGAACGCCGTAAGCTGTTTACTGAGTATTTATTGGTAGATGAATTAACAGGTGCTTATAACCGCAAGTATTTAACCGAAGTGTATAAGCAGCAACAAACAAATTACATTCGTAATAAAGAAGCTTATTGCATCGCTATGATTGACTTAGACCATTTTAAAAAAGTAAACGATACATATGGTCATTTAATGGGAGATGAAGTCCTACAGAGATTTGTGAAGCATGTAAAATCAAATATTCGAACAACAGACCAGCTGTTTCGCTATGGTGGTGAAGAATTTGTATTACACCTTCCAAGGACGAATGCTGAAGAAGCACAAACAACATTGAATCGTATTTTAAGTAGCTTTGGAAAAGAATCTTTCCATATTAATAATCAGACTTTCTTTGTCACATTTTCAGCTGGGGTAGCTGAAGTGAGTAGTGAAAGTACTCTGGAAAACATATTAAATCAAGCTGACCGCGCACTTTATACAGCAAAGGAAAAAGGGCGTAACCAAGTAGTAGTATCGTGTTATCACCAACAAATGAAGCTGAAGAAATTTAACTTAGCCATTATTGACGATGATCCAATCATTCGTACTATGTTAACCGAATTACTCGGGCGAATTGATCTTGGAAATCGCTACGAGGTGCAAATTCATACGTATAAAGACGGTTTAGAGTTTATGAATTCAACTATTATAAATGAAGATACTCATTGCTTTGTTATCTTAGACGGAATGATGCCAAAAATGGATGGATTAGAAGTACTCCAGCGATTGAGAAAAGAAAAACGCCATGATCAATTTACAGTGGTGATGTTGACATCAAGGAATAGTGAAAATGATATTCAAAGAGCCTTGCAGTTAGGAGCAGATGATTATATGACAAAGCCGTTTAAGTTAATGGAATTAGAAGCAAGAATGCAGCTGTTAATGAAGAGAGTGAAATAA
- a CDS encoding HEAT repeat domain-containing protein, translating to MEIIKIQWVFYLFLILFVLLIIFFVYLLMKKARVNRKREQVENYKESIQESFMQYMYLQDESLRISPKNSVQIIAVEELLLGLVKVVNGEELLEFIQRYAKKEFGNVYRNQLKHRRWSVRMNALYAIEELHMVSLLDDVLKVLDKKRVTIAEESQILRMLVLFQHPKYEQYLLSNRYKRSEFTYRSLLGMMSAEQFERFVVRFKEHKEAVQLAIIDVIGINRKIEQLSLLESQLYSTSDEARIRALKALHQLSYVSETSRLVKHVKSDLWEERMMAAKLLSKVQEEDALLLLEKLLNDRSFLVRSNAAQAITQAPNGYERLRVISARTQDLFARDMANEWLEKGGERSV from the coding sequence ATGGAAATCATCAAGATCCAGTGGGTGTTTTATTTGTTTTTGATTTTGTTTGTGTTGTTGATAATTTTCTTCGTGTATTTACTTATGAAAAAAGCCCGTGTAAATCGTAAAAGAGAGCAAGTAGAGAATTATAAAGAAAGTATTCAAGAGTCATTTATGCAGTATATGTACTTACAGGATGAGAGTTTAAGGATAAGTCCAAAAAATAGTGTGCAGATTATAGCTGTCGAAGAACTACTACTAGGACTTGTAAAAGTAGTGAATGGCGAAGAGTTGCTGGAATTTATTCAACGCTATGCAAAAAAAGAATTTGGGAATGTATATCGCAATCAGCTAAAACATCGACGGTGGAGCGTGCGAATGAATGCTTTATATGCAATTGAAGAGCTACACATGGTATCACTCCTGGATGATGTTCTAAAGGTACTGGATAAAAAGAGAGTTACGATAGCGGAGGAAAGTCAAATATTAAGAATGCTAGTGCTTTTTCAACATCCAAAGTATGAACAATATTTACTGAGCAATCGCTATAAACGCTCAGAATTTACGTACCGATCTTTGTTAGGAATGATGAGTGCTGAACAATTTGAACGGTTCGTTGTTCGATTTAAAGAACACAAGGAAGCTGTACAGCTTGCAATAATAGATGTGATTGGGATTAATAGGAAAATTGAGCAACTTTCGCTTTTAGAAAGCCAGCTTTATTCTACATCAGATGAAGCTCGTATTAGAGCTTTAAAAGCACTGCATCAACTTTCCTACGTTTCAGAGACATCGCGTTTGGTGAAGCATGTAAAATCAGATTTATGGGAAGAGAGAATGATGGCAGCAAAGTTATTAAGTAAAGTACAGGAAGAAGATGCACTGCTGTTGCTAGAGAAGCTATTAAATGATCGTAGTTTTCTTGTTCGATCTAATGCAGCTCAAGCTATTACTCAGGCTCCAAATGGATATGAGCGGCTACGTGTGATTTCAGCGAGAACACAAGATCTCTTTGCACGTGACATGGCGAATGAATGGCTAGAAAAAGGTGGTGAACGAAGTGTTTAA
- a CDS encoding glycosyltransferase, producing MFNTIWHYVLYFLGTAVLIYMAVVLLFYFVMFLISAVQLRRQYQLNDKQPYEDLLKVSYTTPLSILVPAYNEEKGIIGSVRSLLSIEYPEYEIIVVNDGSSDGTMKQLIEEFQLKKVNRVIRQQLQTKQIKALYQSEIYEYLYVIDKENGGKSDALNAGINISHYPYFCSIDGDSVLERDAFLKVMKPIIDSNGDVIVSGGSVRIANGCRIENGAVVSVGLAREPLVVMQVIEYLRAFLMGRIGLSRHNLLLIVSGAFGVFSKRWVIEAGGYSKTVGEDMELIVRLHRLLKDKKEKKQIVYIADPVCWTEAPDEIKYLSRQRNRWHRGLFDSLWKHKKMMFNPKYGSIGMVSMPYFFFIELIGPVVELAGYLFILVSLIVGGVYLEFAYLLFMIMVIYGSLYSMAAVLLEEWSLKKFPKVRDIAILFFFSLTESFWYRPLTVIWRCHGLIDVLRKKTGWGDMQRKGVSQ from the coding sequence GTGTTTAATACCATATGGCATTATGTTTTATATTTCCTTGGTACAGCTGTATTGATCTATATGGCAGTTGTACTCCTTTTTTATTTTGTTATGTTTTTAATTTCAGCTGTGCAATTAAGAAGACAGTACCAGCTTAATGATAAACAGCCTTATGAAGACTTACTGAAGGTTAGCTACACAACACCACTATCTATTTTAGTTCCTGCGTATAACGAGGAAAAAGGAATCATCGGCAGCGTTCGTTCTCTTCTTAGTATCGAGTATCCAGAATACGAGATAATTGTCGTTAATGACGGTTCATCAGACGGTACGATGAAGCAATTAATTGAAGAGTTTCAGCTGAAAAAAGTCAATCGAGTTATACGACAGCAGTTACAAACAAAGCAAATAAAAGCACTTTATCAATCAGAGATCTACGAATATTTATATGTAATTGACAAAGAAAATGGAGGGAAATCGGACGCTTTAAATGCGGGGATTAACATCTCACATTATCCTTATTTTTGTTCAATCGATGGAGATTCGGTACTAGAACGCGATGCATTTTTAAAAGTAATGAAACCAATTATTGATTCAAATGGCGACGTAATTGTTTCTGGAGGGAGCGTTCGGATTGCCAACGGTTGTCGAATTGAAAACGGAGCCGTTGTATCTGTAGGTTTAGCACGAGAGCCACTTGTTGTAATGCAGGTCATCGAATATTTACGGGCATTTTTAATGGGGAGAATTGGATTGAGTCGGCATAACTTATTGCTAATTGTTTCAGGAGCATTCGGCGTATTTTCAAAACGCTGGGTCATTGAAGCTGGTGGATATTCAAAAACAGTTGGTGAAGATATGGAGCTTATCGTTCGCCTTCATCGTCTCTTAAAAGATAAGAAAGAAAAAAAGCAGATTGTGTATATTGCCGATCCTGTTTGTTGGACGGAAGCACCAGATGAAATAAAATATTTAAGTCGTCAGCGTAACCGTTGGCACCGGGGCTTATTTGATAGCCTTTGGAAACATAAGAAAATGATGTTTAACCCAAAGTACGGAAGTATTGGAATGGTATCGATGCCTTATTTCTTTTTTATTGAGCTAATTGGCCCAGTTGTAGAATTAGCAGGTTACTTATTTATTTTAGTTTCTCTTATTGTAGGCGGAGTATATCTAGAATTTGCTTATTTACTGTTTATGATTATGGTTATTTATGGTTCGCTCTATTCAATGGCAGCAGTATTGCTAGAAGAGTGGAGTCTCAAAAAATTTCCAAAAGTACGAGATATTGCTATTTTATTTTTCTTCTCGCTTACAGAATCATTTTGGTATCGACCGTTAACAGTAATTTGGCGCTGTCACGGGCTCATTGATGTTTTACGTAAGAAAACAGGCTGGGGTGACATGCAAAGAAAGGGTGTGTCGCAATGA
- a CDS encoding response regulator, whose amino-acid sequence MAKILLAEDEAVLRMLIVDTLEDEGHEIVEAQDGQEAVEYAQKEDFDLLIVDYMMPVFTGLEVIQKLKAINSEKYKHILVLSAKNQLADQSRVIEAGATHFMSKPFSPLALAEKVEDILNEN is encoded by the coding sequence ATGGCGAAAATTTTACTTGCTGAAGATGAAGCGGTGCTTCGTATGTTAATTGTAGATACGTTGGAAGATGAAGGGCATGAAATAGTAGAAGCACAGGATGGTCAAGAAGCTGTTGAATATGCACAAAAAGAAGACTTTGATTTACTTATTGTGGATTATATGATGCCTGTGTTTACCGGTTTAGAAGTAATTCAGAAGCTAAAAGCAATCAATAGCGAGAAGTATAAACACATTCTCGTATTGTCAGCTAAAAATCAACTTGCTGATCAGTCTAGGGTCATTGAAGCAGGGGCCACGCACTTTATGTCAAAGCCATTTAGCCCTTTGGCACTAGCGGAAAAGGTTGAGGATATTTTAAATGAAAACTAA
- a CDS encoding ATP-binding protein, with protein sequence MKTKLKVGRKSISSQFILLILVFFVMFAIGSVVLINAQQNIAETFDEQRQELTKKEKLIIAIKKDLNEAFLQARGYIAFDNESMYEQALSRKEALQQNIDELFLLADEKDQAMIRNLDNFVNVYFTETMPTFKDVYVKKGIEEIRKSQKRKDATAGVEKVQQDLNAYQQQLSDEIDVAYADASTNMNQSQWFFIGLLGFSLLVLVVLTRVLLKRVGKPLNELAYVASEIADGKDLSYELDEKREDEIGVLSNAFYKMVRSLQANEQELLAQNEELTAQQDELHSQQDELQSALDKMKEREHELESRNDFIDELKNSLKKQEVLDSIVKNMRKVMRVDYGFIALLNEKGHASIGLSNSAVDQALTNLDSHLALLKEEHQPIVIKRLCQQSEKLYHEKEMYVYDVVVPVISSKGELIACMCYSRYTNDFSSNDLDTFSALSKQVALTLEKINIYEESEHDRLLSQDVLNSIKEGIQLVDVSGKVLQVNTNICEIFGCQHSKTVLNSPLDEWTKQISERVDNSEELLAFITDTINMSKNRQSTVIYQVNIAGVNRVIQVYSEYVYRNRQHFGVLFVHRDITKEFEVDQMKSEFVSTVSHELRTPLASVLGFTELMLNKTLRPERQTKYLNTIYQEAQRLTALINDFLDVQKMESGTQTYHKNYVNLVPILKQVINVQQVNAGKHTFDIITSSENLIVFGDEDKLIQLFNNLIHNAVKYSPDGGNVQIKALAEHDKVHISIKDEGIGIPEEAINKLFTKFYRVDNSDMRKIGGTGLGLSIVKEIVKSHQGEIKVNSEWKKGSTFTVSLPLMTTHSVEQIEQEKEDGKRSIIIIEDDKSLASLLQVELKESGFYVRHFDRGEAAIEAIQANPPEAIVLDIMLHEHEMNGWDILKTLKGDPTTEHIPIFISSALDEKNKGMEFGAYAYLVKPYQPSKLTNTILQMIVEKNEGNGEILVPRSDTE encoded by the coding sequence ATGAAAACTAAATTAAAAGTGGGAAGAAAGAGTATTTCTTCCCAGTTTATTTTACTGATACTAGTGTTTTTTGTTATGTTTGCAATCGGTTCTGTTGTGCTTATTAACGCTCAACAAAATATTGCCGAAACGTTTGACGAGCAGCGTCAAGAGTTAACGAAAAAAGAAAAGCTAATTATTGCGATTAAAAAGGATTTAAATGAAGCTTTCCTTCAAGCTCGAGGCTACATTGCATTTGATAATGAGAGCATGTATGAGCAAGCATTGAGTAGAAAAGAAGCTCTACAGCAAAATATTGATGAGCTATTCCTTTTAGCTGACGAAAAGGATCAAGCTATGATTCGCAACCTTGATAATTTTGTAAATGTTTATTTCACCGAGACGATGCCAACATTTAAAGATGTGTATGTTAAGAAGGGAATAGAGGAAATACGTAAGAGTCAAAAGCGCAAAGATGCCACAGCAGGAGTTGAAAAAGTTCAACAAGACTTAAACGCATACCAACAGCAACTCTCAGATGAAATAGATGTAGCTTATGCAGATGCTTCTACGAATATGAATCAAAGCCAATGGTTCTTTATTGGTCTGTTAGGGTTCAGCTTACTAGTGCTCGTTGTATTAACAAGGGTCCTATTAAAACGAGTTGGAAAGCCCCTGAACGAGCTTGCTTATGTGGCTAGTGAAATTGCTGATGGTAAAGATTTATCTTATGAGCTAGATGAAAAGCGTGAGGATGAAATTGGCGTACTATCCAACGCTTTTTATAAAATGGTACGGAGCTTACAGGCGAATGAACAGGAATTGCTCGCTCAAAACGAAGAGCTAACTGCACAACAAGATGAGCTGCATAGTCAGCAGGATGAATTGCAAAGTGCATTAGATAAAATGAAAGAACGAGAGCATGAATTAGAATCGCGAAATGATTTTATAGATGAATTGAAAAATTCTCTGAAAAAACAAGAGGTCTTAGATAGCATTGTAAAAAACATGCGAAAAGTAATGAGAGTAGATTATGGATTCATTGCTCTTTTAAATGAAAAAGGGCATGCTTCAATTGGACTGTCAAATAGTGCCGTAGACCAAGCTCTTACAAACTTAGATAGTCATTTAGCTCTGCTTAAAGAAGAACATCAGCCTATTGTTATCAAGCGGCTATGCCAACAGTCAGAGAAGCTTTATCATGAGAAAGAAATGTATGTATATGACGTTGTTGTACCAGTCATTTCATCCAAAGGTGAACTGATTGCTTGTATGTGCTACAGCCGATACACTAACGATTTTTCAAGTAACGATCTAGATACTTTCTCCGCTTTAAGTAAACAAGTAGCGCTTACATTAGAGAAAATTAATATTTACGAAGAGTCTGAGCATGATCGTTTATTGTCTCAGGATGTACTCAATTCTATTAAAGAAGGCATTCAGCTTGTGGATGTATCAGGTAAGGTTTTACAAGTGAATACAAATATTTGTGAAATCTTCGGGTGTCAGCATTCAAAAACTGTTCTTAACTCACCGTTGGATGAATGGACGAAGCAAATTAGTGAACGAGTAGATAATAGTGAAGAGCTGCTAGCATTCATTACTGACACCATTAATATGTCTAAAAATCGCCAGTCAACTGTCATATATCAAGTAAATATTGCAGGAGTAAATCGTGTAATTCAAGTATACAGCGAATACGTTTATCGTAACCGTCAGCATTTTGGCGTTTTATTTGTTCACCGAGACATTACAAAAGAGTTTGAAGTAGATCAAATGAAATCTGAATTTGTTAGTACAGTAAGCCATGAACTTCGAACACCGCTAGCGAGTGTATTAGGCTTCACAGAACTTATGTTAAACAAAACGCTTCGACCAGAAAGGCAAACGAAATATTTAAATACCATTTACCAAGAAGCTCAGCGTTTAACAGCTTTAATTAACGATTTTCTTGATGTGCAAAAAATGGAATCTGGAACGCAAACGTATCACAAAAATTATGTGAATTTAGTTCCGATTTTAAAGCAAGTCATAAACGTTCAGCAGGTGAATGCAGGAAAGCATACCTTTGATATCATTACAAGTAGTGAAAATCTTATTGTTTTTGGTGATGAGGATAAGCTCATACAGCTATTTAACAACTTAATTCACAATGCTGTTAAGTATTCGCCAGATGGTGGGAATGTACAAATAAAAGCACTTGCAGAGCATGATAAAGTGCATATCTCAATTAAAGATGAAGGAATTGGAATTCCAGAAGAAGCAATAAATAAGCTATTTACAAAGTTTTATCGCGTAGATAATTCAGATATGAGAAAAATTGGTGGAACAGGATTAGGGCTTTCTATTGTAAAAGAAATCGTTAAATCACACCAGGGTGAGATTAAAGTTAATTCAGAATGGAAAAAAGGAAGCACATTCACGGTTAGCTTGCCTTTAATGACAACTCATTCTGTTGAACAAATTGAGCAAGAAAAAGAAGACGGAAAGCGCAGCATCATCATTATTGAAGATGATAAAAGTTTAGCAAGCCTGTTGCAAGTAGAGCTAAAAGAAAGCGGTTTTTACGTTCGACATTTTGATCGAGGCGAAGCTGCAATAGAAGCGATACAAGCTAATCCGCCAGAAGCTATTGTGTTAGACATTATGCTGCATGAGCATGAGATGAACGGGTGGGATATTTTAAAGACGCTGAAAGGTGATCCAACTACTGAACATATTCCAATTTTTATTTCTTCAGCTCTCGATGAAAAGAATAAAGGCATGGAATTTGGAGCGTATGCTTATTTAGTGAAACCGTACCAACCTAGCAAATTAACAAATACAATTTTGCAAATGATTGTAGAAAAAAATGAAGGAAACGGGGAGATCTTAGTTCCACGATCAGACACAGAATAG
- a CDS encoding DUF1992 domain-containing protein, translating to MDIAHIIAEEKIKQAINDGDFDNLPGAGKPLELEDLSHIPEELRQAYRMMKNAGMVSDEKQLKKEVITLEQLAAVCNGDEKADVEQKLTEKKVRLQQIVKQKGMASSPSYRQYQRKIHAKFFD from the coding sequence ATGGACATTGCCCACATTATCGCGGAAGAAAAAATCAAGCAAGCGATTAACGATGGTGATTTCGATAATTTACCAGGAGCAGGAAAGCCGCTAGAGCTAGAAGACCTGAGTCATATTCCAGAAGAGCTGCGTCAAGCATATCGAATGATGAAAAATGCGGGCATGGTTTCAGATGAGAAACAGCTAAAAAAAGAAGTCATTACGCTCGAACAGCTGGCAGCTGTTTGTAACGGTGATGAAAAAGCTGATGTAGAACAAAAATTAACAGAAAAAAAAGTAAGGCTACAGCAAATCGTGAAGCAAAAAGGCATGGCGTCTTCTCCCTCTTATCGTCAGTATCAACGAAAGATTCATGCGAAATTTTTTGACTAA
- a CDS encoding alpha/beta fold hydrolase has product MRIFILLLSIILLVAFCWYIFSSQTKRASSSGEIPVLFIHGYLGNQNSLGTMIKRFEENNWGQKSAYCIVRSDGTVQWKQKGKLAGQLPMVHIVFKKADASLEQQTKWVGRIIDDLKKMYHVSSVDLLGHSMGGVTATAVSLERPKDVHKLVTLGSPLKGLDYGELMEMYPHAKSHQASEGARDLVFHSAALRDIHAKKEDFAKHIDVFSGAGDIGDGTDGVVTIESAYGLDSFTEHIHFHTFHESHSNLHESNEVDEAVYQFLKRD; this is encoded by the coding sequence TTGAGAATATTCATTTTGCTTCTTAGCATTATATTATTAGTAGCTTTTTGCTGGTATATTTTCTCGTCCCAAACAAAGCGTGCAAGTTCGTCGGGAGAAATACCTGTTTTGTTTATACATGGATATTTAGGAAATCAAAATAGCTTAGGTACGATGATAAAACGATTTGAAGAAAACAATTGGGGGCAAAAATCAGCTTATTGTATTGTGAGAAGTGATGGAACAGTACAGTGGAAACAAAAAGGGAAGTTAGCGGGGCAGCTGCCTATGGTACACATTGTGTTTAAAAAGGCAGATGCAAGCCTGGAACAGCAGACGAAATGGGTTGGACGTATTATCGATGACTTAAAGAAAATGTACCATGTTTCCTCTGTTGATTTATTAGGCCATAGTATGGGTGGTGTAACTGCTACAGCAGTTAGCTTAGAAAGACCTAAAGATGTTCATAAGTTGGTAACGCTTGGATCGCCGTTAAAGGGATTAGACTATGGTGAACTAATGGAAATGTATCCACATGCAAAGAGTCATCAGGCGTCTGAAGGAGCTCGCGATTTGGTCTTTCACTCTGCTGCATTAAGAGACATCCATGCTAAAAAAGAAGATTTCGCAAAACATATTGATGTGTTTTCCGGAGCTGGAGATATTGGCGATGGGACTGATGGAGTTGTGACGATTGAAAGTGCCTATGGACTTGATTCGTTTACCGAGCATATTCACTTTCATACGTTTCATGAATCGCACTCAAATTTACATGAGAGCAACGAAGTAGATGAAGCCGTTTATCAATTTTTAAAAAGAGATTAA
- a CDS encoding flavodoxin: MAKILIGYASMSGNTEEIADLLKHKIQSAGHEVHMEELELLDVQDLQAYDGILLGAYTWGNGDLPYEAEDFYDDLNEINLIGKKGATFGSGDRVYPEFCAAVDLLEERLKKCGADIVCTGLKVEMAPEMEEDIRACEAFAVTFLNELNISAY; encoded by the coding sequence ATGGCAAAAATTCTAATTGGATATGCAAGTATGTCTGGTAACACAGAAGAGATAGCTGATCTGTTAAAACATAAAATTCAGAGTGCAGGACATGAAGTACATATGGAAGAGCTTGAATTATTAGATGTACAAGATTTACAAGCGTACGATGGTATTTTACTCGGAGCGTATACGTGGGGGAACGGAGATTTACCTTATGAAGCTGAAGATTTCTATGACGATTTAAATGAAATCAACTTAATTGGTAAAAAAGGAGCTACTTTTGGTTCTGGGGACCGCGTTTATCCAGAGTTCTGTGCGGCGGTAGACTTACTTGAAGAAAGGTTAAAAAAGTGCGGAGCGGATATTGTTTGCACCGGTTTAAAAGTTGAAATGGCTCCTGAGATGGAAGAAGATATTCGAGCCTGTGAAGCATTTGCTGTTACTTTTTTAAATGAACTAAATATTAGCGCTTATTAA
- a CDS encoding histidine phosphatase family protein, whose translation MLYLIRHGQTEWNKKKLIQGQRNIGLDEQGMKQAQQVARFLKNEGIEKLYSSDLTRAYDTAAAIATASGINNIETCERLRERSFGQLEGKPVASLRNLVPNYDTNWGSEALYDMEALEVIQERLLKRLTEIMEESKGRKVAVVSHGAIINTFIHYVTNGEHGTGKTALQNTSITTFTYEDKKWKLQILNNHSHLV comes from the coding sequence ATGCTGTACTTAATCCGTCATGGACAGACCGAATGGAATAAAAAGAAGCTTATTCAAGGGCAGCGCAATATAGGACTTGATGAGCAAGGCATGAAGCAAGCTCAGCAAGTTGCACGATTTTTAAAGAATGAAGGAATTGAAAAGTTATATTCAAGCGATTTAACGAGAGCTTACGATACGGCAGCAGCAATTGCGACTGCATCCGGTATTAATAACATTGAAACATGTGAAAGATTGAGAGAGCGCTCTTTTGGCCAGCTAGAAGGAAAGCCGGTTGCTTCATTAAGAAATCTAGTTCCCAATTATGATACAAATTGGGGAAGCGAAGCTTTATACGATATGGAAGCACTAGAAGTCATTCAAGAGCGCCTTTTAAAACGTCTAACGGAAATTATGGAAGAATCCAAAGGAAGAAAGGTAGCCGTTGTGAGCCACGGAGCCATCATTAATACCTTTATCCACTACGTAACAAACGGAGAGCACGGCACAGGAAAAACAGCTCTGCAAAATACGAGCATCACAACCTTTACCTACGAGGACAAAAAGTGGAAGCTCCAAATCTTAAACAACCACAGTCATCTTGTTTAA
- a CDS encoding HAD hydrolase-like protein: MIKSLIFDMDGTLFQTDKILEISLDDTFNHLRSLNEWNAETPIDKYRNIMGVPLPKVWEALLPNHSNQIRMQADAYFLNRLIENIKRGKGALYPNVKEIFNYLTENDCSIYIASNGLKDYLEAIVSYYRLDNWITEIFSIEQIETLDKSDLVKEIIKKYDIKQAAVVGDRLSDINAAKNNSLIAVGCNFDFAQEHELAQADIVINDLIELKAIVPMCKGLVVSENHAK; encoded by the coding sequence ATGATAAAATCACTGATTTTTGATATGGATGGAACGTTGTTTCAAACGGATAAAATTTTAGAGATATCACTGGATGATACCTTTAACCATTTACGTTCACTAAATGAATGGAATGCTGAGACGCCTATCGATAAATACCGTAACATTATGGGGGTACCTTTGCCGAAAGTATGGGAAGCTTTATTACCTAATCATTCGAATCAAATAAGAATGCAAGCAGACGCTTATTTCTTAAATAGATTAATTGAGAATATCAAAAGAGGAAAAGGTGCTCTGTATCCTAACGTAAAAGAGATTTTTAATTATTTAACAGAGAATGATTGTTCCATTTACATAGCGAGTAATGGTTTAAAGGATTATTTAGAAGCTATTGTAAGTTATTATCGTTTGGATAATTGGATCACTGAAATATTTAGTATTGAACAAATAGAAACCTTAGACAAAAGCGATTTAGTTAAAGAGATTATAAAAAAATATGATATAAAACAAGCGGCAGTAGTAGGAGATCGCCTATCGGATATCAACGCTGCCAAAAATAATAGTTTGATTGCAGTAGGATGTAATTTCGATTTTGCACAAGAACATGAACTCGCTCAGGCTGATATCGTAATAAATGATTTAATTGAACTCAAAGCAATTGTACCTATGTGTAAAGGGTTAGTGGTCAGTGAAAATCACGCCAAATAA